In one Pseudomonas fitomaticsae genomic region, the following are encoded:
- a CDS encoding PaaI family thioesterase encodes MSDDFKPQLQEAHEKGDYAPLLKLIPYAGLIGVECSRVGDDLLFKLPANKDNIGNPLLPAIHGGVIAGFMELSAALHLLIFTGAPGVPKIIDFSLDYLRAGQFRDTWARCQVCRQGRRVANVAVTAWQSTESEPIATARAHFKIDEPLKS; translated from the coding sequence ATGAGCGATGATTTCAAGCCGCAACTGCAAGAGGCGCACGAGAAGGGGGACTACGCGCCGCTGCTGAAACTGATCCCCTACGCCGGACTCATCGGCGTCGAGTGTTCGCGGGTCGGTGATGACTTGCTGTTCAAGTTGCCGGCAAACAAGGACAACATTGGTAACCCTTTGTTGCCAGCGATCCACGGCGGGGTGATTGCCGGGTTCATGGAGCTTTCCGCCGCCCTGCACCTGCTGATTTTCACCGGCGCGCCGGGTGTGCCGAAGATTATCGATTTCTCCCTCGATTACCTGCGGGCCGGGCAGTTTCGCGACACCTGGGCCCGGTGTCAGGTCTGCCGTCAGGGCCGGCGGGTGGCCAACGTCGCGGTCACGGCCTGGCAAAGCACCGAAAGCGAACCGATTGCCACCGCCCGCGCGCACTTCAAAATCGATGAGCCCTTGAAATCCTGA
- the htpG gene encoding molecular chaperone HtpG — protein sequence MSVETQKETLGFQTEVKQLLHLMIHSLYSNKEIFLRELISNASDAVDKLRFEALAKPELLEGGAEMRIRVSFDKDAKTVTLEDNGIGMNRDDVIAHLGTIAKSGTADFMKNLSGDQKKDSHLIGQFGVGFYSAFIVADQVDVYSRRAGTAASEGVHWSSKGEGEFEVATIDKPERGTRIVLHLKSGEDEFADGWRLRNIIKKYSDHIALPIELPKEVAAAEGEEQPAQEWETVNRASALWTRPRTEVKDEEYQEFYKHIAHDFENPLSWSHNKVEGKLEYSSLLYVPARAPFDLYQREAPKGLKLYVQRVFVMDQAESFLPLYLRFIKGVVDSNDLSLNVSREILQKDPIIDSMKSALTKRVLDMLEKLAKNEPEQYKGFWKNFGQVMKEGPAEDFANKEKIAGLLRFASTNGTDGEQIVGLAEYLARAKEGQDKIYYLTGETYAQVKNSPHLEVFRKKGIEVLLLTDRIDEWLMSYLSEFDGKSFVDVARGDLDLGNLDSEEDKKAAEEVAKSKEGLVERLKTALGDSVAEVRVSHRLTDSPAILAIGEQDLGLQMRQILEASGQKVPDSKPIFEFNPGHPLIAKLDNETSEERFGDLSHILFDQAALAAGDSLKDPAAYVSRLNKLLVELSA from the coding sequence ATGAGTGTGGAAACTCAAAAGGAAACCCTGGGCTTCCAGACCGAGGTGAAGCAACTGCTGCACCTCATGATCCATTCGCTGTATTCCAACAAGGAAATCTTCCTTCGCGAATTGATCTCGAACGCCTCCGACGCCGTCGACAAATTGCGCTTCGAAGCCCTGGCCAAGCCTGAGTTGCTCGAAGGTGGCGCTGAAATGAGAATCCGTGTGAGCTTCGACAAGGACGCCAAGACCGTCACCCTCGAAGACAACGGCATCGGCATGAACCGTGACGATGTGATCGCCCACCTGGGGACCATCGCCAAATCCGGCACCGCCGATTTCATGAAAAACCTGTCCGGCGATCAGAAGAAGGATTCGCACCTGATCGGTCAGTTCGGTGTGGGTTTCTACTCCGCATTCATCGTTGCCGACCAGGTTGACGTGTACAGCCGTCGCGCCGGCACCGCTGCCAGCGAAGGCGTGCACTGGTCGTCGAAAGGCGAGGGCGAATTCGAAGTCGCCACCATCGACAAGCCAGAGCGCGGCACCCGCATCGTCCTGCACCTGAAATCCGGTGAAGACGAGTTCGCCGATGGCTGGCGTCTGCGCAACATCATCAAGAAGTACTCCGACCACATCGCGCTGCCGATCGAGCTGCCGAAAGAAGTGGCCGCTGCCGAAGGCGAAGAGCAGCCTGCGCAAGAATGGGAAACCGTCAACCGCGCCAGCGCCCTGTGGACCCGTCCTCGCACCGAAGTGAAGGACGAGGAATACCAGGAGTTCTACAAGCACATCGCCCACGACTTCGAAAACCCGCTGTCGTGGAGCCACAACAAGGTTGAAGGCAAGCTCGAGTACAGCTCGCTGCTGTACGTGCCGGCCCGCGCACCGTTCGATCTGTACCAGCGTGAAGCGCCAAAAGGCCTGAAGCTGTACGTACAGCGCGTGTTCGTGATGGATCAGGCCGAGTCCTTCCTGCCGCTGTACCTGCGCTTCATCAAGGGCGTGGTCGACTCCAACGACCTGTCGCTGAACGTGTCGCGGGAAATCCTGCAGAAAGACCCGATCATCGACTCGATGAAGTCGGCGCTGACCAAGCGTGTTCTGGACATGCTGGAAAAACTGGCGAAAAACGAGCCTGAGCAATACAAGGGTTTCTGGAAAAACTTCGGTCAGGTCATGAAAGAAGGCCCGGCAGAAGATTTCGCCAACAAGGAAAAAATTGCCGGTCTGCTGCGTTTCGCATCGACCAATGGCACCGATGGCGAGCAGATCGTCGGTCTGGCCGAGTACCTGGCACGCGCCAAGGAAGGTCAGGACAAGATCTACTACCTCACCGGCGAAACCTACGCGCAGGTCAAGAACAGCCCGCACCTGGAAGTCTTCCGCAAGAAAGGCATCGAAGTGCTGCTGCTGACCGACCGCATCGACGAGTGGCTGATGAGCTACCTCAGCGAGTTCGACGGCAAGAGCTTTGTCGACGTCGCGCGCGGTGACCTGGATCTGGGCAACCTGGACTCGGAAGAGGACAAGAAGGCTGCAGAAGAAGTCGCCAAGTCGAAAGAAGGTCTGGTCGAGCGTCTGAAAACCGCGCTGGGCGATTCCGTTGCCGAAGTCCGTGTATCCCATCGCCTGACCGATTCGCCGGCTATTCTGGCCATCGGCGAGCAGGACCTGGGGCTGCAAATGCGTCAGATCCTCGAAGCCAGCGGGCAGAAGGTGCCGGATTCGAAGCCGATCTTCGAATTCAACCCGGGCCACCCGCTGATCGCGAAGCTCGACAACGAAACCAGCGAAGAGCGTTTTGGCGACCTGTCGCACATCCTCTTCGACCAGGCCGCGCTGGCGGCTGGCGACAGCTTGAAAGACCCGGCCGCTTACGTGAGCCGCCTGAACAAGTTGCTGGTCGAGCTGTCCGCTTGA
- a CDS encoding dienelactone hydrolase family protein: MSQVTVRSVVYQIDGQPYEARLAFDAEHKGARPGLLMAPNWMGVSAGAEEIAKSVAAKGYVVLIADVYGQAVRPQNADQAGAAMMPLKNDRALLRKRMQAAFEQLQKQGEAAVDTSKLAVFGFCFGGCCALDLARTGAAVKAAVSFHGTLDSPNPADAKNIKGSVLVLHGASDPLVPKEQLPAFEDEMNAAGVDWQLLSYGGAVHSFTDPHANVPGKMMYDAKTAARAFKSMHDLLEEVFKG; this comes from the coding sequence ATGAGCCAGGTCACTGTACGTTCCGTGGTCTATCAGATTGACGGCCAGCCTTATGAAGCTCGCCTGGCGTTCGATGCCGAGCACAAAGGCGCGCGTCCGGGTCTGTTGATGGCGCCGAACTGGATGGGTGTCAGCGCTGGCGCTGAAGAGATCGCCAAATCGGTGGCGGCCAAGGGGTATGTGGTGCTGATCGCTGACGTGTATGGCCAGGCCGTGCGTCCGCAGAATGCCGATCAGGCCGGTGCGGCGATGATGCCGCTGAAGAATGACCGCGCGCTGCTGCGCAAGCGTATGCAGGCCGCGTTCGAACAATTGCAGAAGCAGGGCGAGGCAGCGGTCGATACCTCGAAACTGGCGGTGTTCGGTTTCTGCTTCGGCGGTTGCTGTGCGCTGGATCTGGCCCGCACTGGCGCTGCGGTGAAAGCGGCGGTGTCGTTCCACGGCACGCTGGACTCGCCGAACCCGGCGGACGCGAAGAACATCAAGGGCTCGGTGCTGGTGTTGCACGGTGCTTCCGATCCGCTGGTGCCGAAAGAACAGTTGCCGGCATTCGAGGACGAGATGAACGCCGCCGGTGTGGACTGGCAATTGCTGAGCTACGGCGGCGCGGTGCACTCGTTCACCGATCCGCACGCCAATGTGCCGGGCAAGATGATGTACGACGCGAAGACCGCAGCGCGGGCCTTCAAGTCGATGCATGATTTGCTGGAAGAAGTGTTCAAGGGCTGA